The Chryseolinea soli nucleotide sequence ACTGGGCCTTCAGAAATTTATTTTCTGTTTTTATTTGGGCGCCACGCCCTTTAAAATAATCCTCCTCCTCCATAGCGCCTAACTAATTTATTTAGTTGTAGTCTCTAACAATATTAGTATTGTGTTTCGGACCCTGCAACCTTTTGGGGAGGATTTTTTTCTGATATTTGATGTGGAATCCTCTACTGCGTGCTGGCCTACCAATCCACTCCCCTTGTTGAAATTCACGATCCCGCTTTTGCCGAAGCCGGCATCCGCGTTATGTTGAAACGAGAGGATTTGAATCATCCCTACGTATCCGGCAACAAGTGGTGGAAGTTGAAATACAACCTTGAAAAAGTTTTTCAGCATCCTTCAAAAACGCTGCTCACCTTCGGCGGGGCGTATTCAAATCATTTGTATGCCGCAGCGGCGGCTTGTCACGAGCTTGGCTTTCGATCCATCGGCGTTGTCCGGGGCGAAGAGCATCCTCTTTTGAACGACACTTTGCAATTTGCAAAAGACCGGGGCATGCAACTGCACTATGTCTCGCGCGAATCCTACCGTCATAAAACAGAAGCCGATTTCATTGAAACCCTCGAGAAAGAATTTAGTTCATTTGTTTTGGTGCCGGAAGGAGGCAGCAACGAAGA carries:
- a CDS encoding 1-aminocyclopropane-1-carboxylate deaminase/D-cysteine desulfhydrase, which produces MLAYQSTPLVEIHDPAFAEAGIRVMLKREDLNHPYVSGNKWWKLKYNLEKVFQHPSKTLLTFGGAYSNHLYAAAAACHELGFRSIGVVRGEEHPLLNDTLQFAKDRGMQLHYVSRESYRHKTEADFIETLEKEFSSFVLVPEGGSNEEAVQGASEFAASLDPSFDYLCCPVGTGGTLAGLIRGYPPTKTVLGFSALKGAYGMAEEIQRWCPSKTNWQLITDYHFGGYAKFTPDLLQFIVQFKEDHGVPLEPIYTGKMMSGIFDLIKQGFFKRGSTLLAIHTGGLQGKY